Proteins found in one Methylobacterium sp. CB376 genomic segment:
- a CDS encoding efflux RND transporter periplasmic adaptor subunit, translated as MTRFLAFLGRFAVTGLLVLVALVVGAALWDYYLEAPWTRDGRVRAEVVGVAPDVSGLVRDVDVKDNQEVKRGDLLFRIDPERFTLALRQAEAVVAGRKATLTQAEADLARYQQLSDNVVSQQRLEQALATEQGARAAYDQAVADRDLAKLNLARSEVRASVNGRISNLELRPGSYVATGKAVLALVDRDTLHVEGYFEETKLDRIRVGDPVSIHLMGGGRDLAGRVESVAAGIEDRERSAGANLLANVNPTFAWVRLAQRVPVRVTLDPSPALAQLTVGRTATVVVRGRGEGEPRPLDGLWQRWQALRSTLATSRKG; from the coding sequence ATGACCCGCTTCCTCGCCTTCCTCGGCCGCTTCGCCGTCACGGGCCTCCTGGTCCTGGTCGCGCTGGTGGTCGGCGCCGCCCTCTGGGACTATTACCTGGAGGCCCCCTGGACCCGCGACGGGCGCGTGCGCGCCGAGGTGGTCGGCGTCGCCCCGGACGTGTCCGGGCTGGTCCGCGACGTCGACGTGAAGGACAACCAGGAGGTGAAGCGCGGCGACCTCCTGTTCCGCATCGACCCGGAGCGCTTCACCCTGGCCCTGCGCCAGGCCGAGGCGGTGGTGGCGGGGCGCAAGGCGACGCTGACCCAGGCCGAGGCCGACCTCGCCCGCTACCAGCAGCTCAGCGACAACGTCGTGTCGCAGCAGCGGCTCGAACAGGCGCTCGCCACCGAGCAGGGTGCCCGCGCGGCCTACGACCAGGCGGTGGCGGACCGCGACCTCGCCAAGCTCAACCTCGCCCGCTCCGAGGTGCGCGCCTCGGTCAACGGCCGCATCTCGAACCTCGAACTGCGCCCCGGCAGCTACGTGGCCACCGGCAAGGCCGTGCTGGCGCTCGTCGACCGCGACACGCTCCACGTGGAGGGCTACTTCGAGGAGACGAAGCTCGACCGCATCCGGGTCGGCGACCCGGTGAGCATCCACCTGATGGGCGGCGGCCGCGACCTGGCCGGGCGCGTCGAGAGCGTGGCGGCCGGCATCGAGGATCGGGAGCGCAGCGCCGGGGCCAACCTCCTCGCCAACGTGAACCCGACCTTCGCCTGGGTGCGGCTTGCCCAGCGCGTGCCGGTGCGGGTCACCCTCGACCCGTCCCCGGCGCTGGCGCAGCTGACCGTCGGGCGGACCGCGACCGTGGTGGTGCGGGGCCGCGGCGAGGGCGAGCCGCGCCCCCTCGACGGGCTCTGGCAGCGCTGGCAGGCCCTCCGGAGCACGCTCGCCACCAGCCGCAAGGGTTGA
- a CDS encoding DUF1656 domain-containing protein, producing the protein MPDLDLYGVFLPALLVQAVIAFALSLVLRHLIARAGLYRLVWHRPLFDAALTVTCLGAVVALAPRFA; encoded by the coding sequence ATGCCCGATCTCGACCTCTACGGCGTCTTCCTGCCGGCGCTCCTGGTCCAGGCCGTGATCGCCTTCGCGCTCAGCCTGGTCCTGCGCCACCTCATCGCCCGGGCCGGGCTCTACCGCCTCGTCTGGCACCGCCCCCTCTTCGACGCCGCCCTCACGGTGACCTGCCTGGGCGCCGTGGTCGCCCTCGCCCCGCGCTTCGCCTGA
- a CDS encoding MFS transporter, translating to MPHDAPQAASDALGARALDRITRRLMPLLGLMYLIAYIDRQNVSYAKLQMVGDLGLSEAAYGLGASLFFIAYFLFEVPSNVILERVGARLWFTRIMATWGLITVLLGFTQGTAMFYVLRFLLGVAEAGFFPGVLFALTLWFPQSHRGRMVGWFMIASAVANMIGAAIGGALLDLDGLLGLRGWQWVFVATGVPALLLAVVVFFILPEGPERARWLPAEEKRWLADALAREAAATAHTDHSNPFRILLDRRVMILALLYVAFPLAAYGLSYWLPTVVKGFGVSNTVNGLLNVIPWAVVGLALWWVPRHAARTGETTWHIAGPALVGALALTLSVVVPGSALKFVCLCVAAAGIFSGQPVFWSLPPTFLRGATAAAGIAAINSVGNLGGFIAQNAVPWIRDRSGSDLTPMLFLAACLLVGAAMVFVAQAILRRPAPEAAPAATLARR from the coding sequence ATGCCTCACGACGCGCCGCAGGCGGCGTCCGACGCGCTCGGCGCGCGCGCGCTCGACCGCATCACCCGCCGACTGATGCCGCTCCTCGGCCTGATGTACCTCATCGCGTATATCGACCGGCAGAACGTCTCCTACGCCAAGCTGCAGATGGTGGGCGATCTCGGCCTCAGCGAGGCCGCCTACGGGCTCGGGGCGTCGCTGTTCTTCATCGCCTACTTCCTGTTCGAGGTGCCCTCCAACGTGATCCTGGAGCGCGTCGGGGCGCGGCTCTGGTTCACCCGCATCATGGCGACCTGGGGCCTGATCACGGTGCTGCTCGGCTTCACCCAGGGCACGGCGATGTTCTACGTGCTGCGCTTCCTGCTCGGCGTGGCGGAGGCGGGATTCTTCCCCGGCGTGCTCTTCGCCCTGACGCTGTGGTTCCCGCAGAGCCACCGCGGCCGGATGGTCGGCTGGTTCATGATCGCGAGTGCGGTGGCCAACATGATCGGCGCGGCGATCGGCGGCGCGCTCCTCGACCTCGACGGCCTGCTCGGCCTGCGCGGCTGGCAATGGGTCTTCGTGGCGACCGGGGTCCCCGCCCTGCTGCTCGCCGTGGTGGTGTTCTTCATCCTGCCGGAGGGGCCGGAGCGGGCGCGCTGGCTGCCGGCCGAGGAGAAGAGGTGGCTGGCGGACGCCCTCGCCCGCGAGGCCGCCGCGACGGCCCATACCGACCATTCCAACCCGTTCCGGATCCTGCTCGACCGCCGGGTGATGATCCTCGCGCTCCTCTACGTGGCCTTCCCGCTCGCGGCCTACGGCCTGAGCTACTGGCTGCCGACCGTCGTGAAGGGCTTCGGCGTCTCCAACACCGTGAACGGCCTCCTCAACGTGATCCCCTGGGCGGTGGTCGGGCTCGCGCTCTGGTGGGTGCCGCGCCACGCGGCGCGGACCGGCGAGACGACCTGGCACATCGCGGGCCCCGCCCTGGTCGGGGCGCTCGCCCTGACGCTCAGCGTGGTGGTGCCGGGCTCGGCCCTGAAATTCGTCTGCCTGTGCGTGGCGGCGGCCGGGATCTTCTCGGGCCAGCCGGTCTTCTGGTCGCTGCCGCCGACCTTCCTGCGCGGCGCCACCGCGGCGGCCGGGATCGCGGCGATCAACTCGGTCGGCAATCTCGGCGGCTTCATCGCCCAGAACGCCGTGCCGTGGATCCGCGACCGCAGCGGCAGCGACCTCACCCCGATGCTGTTCCTGGCCGCCTGCCTGCTCGTCGGGGCCGCGATGGTCTTCGTCGCGCAGGCGATCCTGCGCCGCCCGGCCCCCGAGGCGGCGCCCGCCGCGACCCTGGCGCGCCGCTAG